From a region of the Thiomicrorhabdus sp. genome:
- a CDS encoding substrate-binding domain-containing protein — protein sequence MVIVNPSVQAEDIDAQTLGRIYAMQIKNWNDGQPVRVFTFPSNSKVHHQFVISKMKIQPHQLERLWNRLIFTGTGRTPTVVKNVQEMLQKVKSTPGAIGYVTDSDVTSDVKVLVIGK from the coding sequence GTGGTTATTGTAAACCCATCAGTTCAAGCAGAGGATATAGATGCTCAAACTTTAGGCCGTATCTATGCAATGCAAATCAAGAACTGGAATGACGGCCAGCCTGTCAGAGTATTCACATTTCCTTCTAATTCTAAAGTACATCATCAATTTGTGATTTCTAAAATGAAAATACAACCTCACCAGCTTGAGAGATTATGGAATAGACTCATTTTTACGGGTACAGGTCGCACACCTACGGTTGTTAAGAATGTACAAGAAATGTTGCAAAAAGTGAAAAGCACGCCAGGGGCTATTGGGTATGTAACCGATAGTGATGTTACTTCTGATGTAAAAGTTCTGG
- a CDS encoding DJ-1 family glyoxalase III, producing MTKKVLVPLAQGCEELEAVTIIDILVRGGVDVISASLDKNKVITASRGVQLIANKTLDEVLEESFDMIVLPGGLPGADYLNSDQRIIALLKQTALNQGITAAICAAPKVLVTAGLLDNRKATSYPGVIDQNPANGMQYINTPVVTDGNIVTSRGPGTAIDFALELLQMLMDEKTRNEVEAALVRG from the coding sequence ATGACTAAGAAAGTGTTGGTTCCTTTAGCACAAGGTTGTGAAGAGTTAGAAGCGGTAACTATTATTGATATTCTTGTTAGAGGTGGCGTTGATGTCATTTCAGCAAGTTTAGACAAAAATAAGGTCATTACGGCCAGTCGTGGCGTGCAATTGATTGCTAATAAAACTTTAGATGAGGTTTTAGAAGAGTCTTTTGACATGATTGTTTTACCAGGCGGATTACCTGGAGCGGATTACTTAAATTCGGACCAAAGAATTATTGCCTTATTAAAACAAACTGCATTAAACCAAGGCATTACCGCTGCAATTTGTGCCGCACCCAAAGTATTGGTAACAGCGGGGCTTCTTGATAATAGAAAAGCAACAAGTTATCCAGGGGTTATTGATCAAAATCCTGCTAATGGTATGCAATATATCAATACCCCAGTGGTAACTGATGGAAATATCGTGACTTCTCGTGGCCCAGGAACAGCGATTGATTTTGCATTAGAATTGCTGCAGATGTTAATGGATGAGAAAACACGAAATGAGGTTGAGGCCGCTTTAGTTCGTGGCTAA